The segment TCTCTTGTAAATTAACTTGTACAGAAATTGTACAGAAATTGTGTGTGGAATTTGGATGCTGTGGGTGATGCTCGTGTGCTTGAGTCCATCTCTTGTGAATTAACTTGTACAGAAATTGTACAGAAATTGTGTGTGGAATTTGGATGCTGTGGGTGATGCTCGTGTGCTTGAATTCACCTGTTTTGAACTAACTTGTACAGAAATTGTGTGTGGAATTTGGATGCTGTGGGTGATGCTTGTGGTGCTTGAATTCACCTGTTTTGAACTAACTTGTACAGAAATTGTGTGTGGAATTTGGATGCTGTGGGTGATGCTTGTGGTGCTTGAATTCACCTGTTTTGAACTAACTTGTACAGAAATTGTGTGTGGAATTTGGATACTGTGGGTGATGCTCGTGTGCTTGAGTCCATCTCTTTTGAACTAACTTGTACAGAAATTGTGTGTGGAATTTGGATGCTGTGGGTGATGCTCGTGGTGCTTGAATTCACCTCTTGTGAATTAACTTGTACAGAAATTGTGTGTGGAATTTGGATGCTGTGGGTGATGCTCGTGGTGCTCGAGTCCATCTCTTGTAAATTAACTTGTACAGAAATTGTACAGAAATTGTGTGTGGAATTTGGATGCTGTGGGTGATGCTCGTGTGCTTGAGTCCATCTCTTGTGAATTAACTTGTACAGAAATTGTACAGAAATTGTGTGTGGAATTTGGATGCTGTGGGTGATGCTCGTGTGCTTGAATTCACCTGTTTTGAACTAACTTGTACAGAAATTGTGTGTGGAATTTGGATGCTGTGGGTGATGCTTGTGGTGCTTGAATTCACCTGTTTTGAACTAACTTGTACAGAAATTGTGTGTGGAATTTGGATGCTGTGGGTGATGCTCGTGGTGCTTGAATTCATCTGCATTGAATTAACTTGTACAGAACTTTGGTTTTCCAGCTGCATTAGCAGCCCTGCTTCCAGGGGTTGGGAATTTTTCCACAAGGAGGGATGGGAACAAAGTGGATCTGTCTGTAAAGAAGACCTTGCACTGTCCTGGTGAGCTGCTTGGATTACACCAACTCCAGCAACACCCCAAGTAAACACCCACTGATTTGTTTAATTCCAGGCCTCTCAAGCAGCCAGGAAATCCAAAACCGACGACCACGGCGACGACGAGAACCTGTCAGAGCAGACAATCCTCAACATGATCTCCAGGAACAACAGCTCGGACATGAACATCGCCGGGCTCATGAGCATGTCCACCTCCTCCAcggccggagcggggccggcgctCCCGGCCTCGGCCGATTCCCCCGGGGAGCCGAGCGCTGCTGATCCCTCGCAGGCGGATCATTGGCACCCCCCGGCCAAGCTGGACATCCACAGGACTAACGAGGGCACAGCAGGCactgagcaccagcagcaggatggtGCTGCCTACCCCAAGCAGAGCACCAAGAACGCACCCTCAGCCAAGGTGTCCCTCAAGGAATACCGGGCCAAGCACGCCGAGGAATTGGCGGCGCAGAAGCGGCAGCTGGAGAACATGGAGGCGAACGTGCGCTCCCAATACGCCTACGCCGCTCAAAACCTCctggtgcagcagcagagggagagggaagggcagcaggacagcaaCCCCTCCCCAATCGTCCTGAAAATCCCCAGCACGGGGCAGGAGAACCCACCCGGCACCGACAAGGGTGACAAAGCTCTCAAGATGAGGATCCCGGCGGTGGCAGGAGGCGGGGAGAGGCCGATCCCCTCCAAGCAGGAGGATATCAAGATGCGGCTCAAGGTGCCGGCTCCCGGAGacagacacagctctgcagatgaGAGCAGCAGCGGGAAGAGCAGGGAGTACAAAGAGAAGCACAAGGGCCACTCATccaaccaccaccaccaccaccacaaccACCACTCGCACAAACACTTGCACGCCCAGCTCGGCGCCGGCCCCAGCACCGCGGCCAAACGCCCGGGGGACTCCAAACACGGCACCCAAGCCGGCGCTGCCGCCACCCCCCACAAGGGCTACGGGCCTCTCGCCCCCACCCGCAAAAGACCCATGCCCGAGGAGCCCCCGGCCATGGCCCACGAGCACCAGCCCAAGGTGGGCAAAGTCTCCAAAGGGCCCGGAGTGCCGTTCCCGTACGCTCACCTTCCCGGGGCTGCCCATCTGCCCGGGCACAGCTCGGATTTAGCGCAGCCCGGCAAAGCTCGGGGCGCTCACAAATCGGACAAGGGGCCTTCGGGGGCCAACGGGCACAACGTCAGCCAGGCCAGTGACTATCAGGACACGGTGAACATGCTGCACTCGCTGCTGAGCGCTCAGGGCATGCAGCCCACCCAGCCCCCAGCCTTCGAATTCCACTCGTACGAGCTCCTGAACCCCCGGGCTTCCAGCGgctcca is part of the Agelaius phoeniceus isolate bAgePho1 chromosome 35, bAgePho1.hap1, whole genome shotgun sequence genome and harbors:
- the CCNT1 gene encoding cyclin-T1: MEASAGGGGAGPGRRWYFSREQLERSPSRRAGLDPDKELSYRQQAANLLQDMGQRLNVSQLTINTAIVYMHRFYMVQSFTQFHRNSVVPAALFLAAKVEEQPRKLEHVIKVAHACLHPQEPLLDTKSEAYLQQAQDLVILESIILQTLGFEITIDHPHTHVVKCTQLVRASKDLAQTSYFMATNSLHLTTFSLQYTPPVVACVCIHLACKWSNWEIPVSTDGKHWWEYVDGTVTLELLDELTHEFLQILEKTPSRLKRIRNWRASQAARKSKTDDHGDDENLSEQTILNMISRNNSSDMNIAGLMSMSTSSTAGAGPALPASADSPGEPSAADPSQADHWHPPAKLDIHRTNEGTAGTEHQQQDGAAYPKQSTKNAPSAKVSLKEYRAKHAEELAAQKRQLENMEANVRSQYAYAAQNLLVQQQREREGQQDSNPSPIVLKIPSTGQENPPGTDKGDKALKMRIPAVAGGGERPIPSKQEDIKMRLKVPAPGDRHSSADESSSGKSREYKEKHKGHSSNHHHHHHNHHSHKHLHAQLGAGPSTAAKRPGDSKHGTQAGAAATPHKGYGPLAPTRKRPMPEEPPAMAHEHQPKVGKVSKGPGVPFPYAHLPGAAHLPGHSSDLAQPGKARGAHKSDKGPSGANGHNVSQASDYQDTVNMLHSLLSAQGMQPTQPPAFEFHSYELLNPRASSGSRAASNTDKPRPPPLPSEPPPPLPPLPK